From Halorubrum salinarum, the proteins below share one genomic window:
- the secY gene encoding preprotein translocase subunit SecY: MSWKEAAEPVLSRMPVVERPAGHVPFKRKLTWTAGILIVYFFLTNINPFGLAVGQGSDFFGQFRSVLAGSSGSLLQVGIGPIVTASIVLQLLGGANLLGLDTENDPRDQVLYQGLQKLLVIIVSALTAAPMVFTGSFLPADDAVASALGIGTFGVQLLIFAQIFVGGILILFMDEIVSKWGVGSGVGLFIIASVSQQIVGGFFSFSALGASGFFASWYGVIFGSVPVSMSPFTAEGLQNLLFDPGNILALFTTVFIFGIVVYAESVRVEIPLSHARVKGARGRFPVKLIYASVLPMILVRALQANIQFLGQILSSQWAGMPAFLGEYSDAGQPISGLFYYLNPIQSRGQWMWFLGEIPASVEPWMIAVRLAVDLTFMIVGGAIFAIFWVETTGMGPEATAKQIQNSGMQIPGFRRNPQVVEKVMERYIPQVTVIGGALVGLLAVMANLLGTIGQVSGTGLLLAVSITYKLYEEIAEEQLMEMHPMMRQMFGNE; encoded by the coding sequence ATGAGCTGGAAGGAGGCCGCCGAACCGGTGCTCTCGCGGATGCCCGTCGTGGAGCGGCCCGCGGGGCACGTCCCGTTCAAGCGGAAGCTCACGTGGACGGCCGGAATCCTGATCGTCTACTTCTTCCTGACCAACATCAACCCGTTCGGGTTGGCGGTCGGGCAGGGGTCGGACTTCTTCGGGCAGTTCCGGTCGGTGCTGGCCGGATCGTCCGGGTCGCTGTTGCAGGTCGGTATCGGACCGATCGTCACGGCGTCCATCGTCCTCCAGCTGCTGGGCGGTGCGAACCTCCTCGGACTCGACACGGAGAACGACCCGCGTGACCAGGTCCTCTATCAGGGCCTCCAGAAGCTGCTCGTGATCATCGTCTCGGCGCTGACGGCGGCGCCGATGGTGTTCACCGGGAGCTTCCTCCCGGCCGACGACGCGGTCGCGAGCGCGCTCGGCATCGGCACGTTCGGCGTGCAGCTGCTGATCTTCGCGCAGATCTTCGTCGGCGGCATCCTCATCCTGTTCATGGACGAGATCGTGAGCAAGTGGGGCGTCGGCTCCGGCGTCGGGCTGTTCATCATCGCGTCGGTGAGCCAGCAGATCGTCGGCGGCTTCTTCAGCTTCTCGGCGCTCGGCGCGTCCGGCTTCTTCGCGAGCTGGTACGGCGTCATCTTCGGTAGCGTACCGGTGTCGATGTCGCCGTTCACCGCCGAGGGGCTCCAGAACCTCCTCTTCGACCCCGGGAACATCTTGGCGCTTTTCACCACGGTGTTCATCTTCGGGATCGTCGTGTACGCGGAGTCGGTCCGCGTCGAGATCCCACTGTCGCACGCCCGCGTGAAGGGCGCCCGCGGACGCTTCCCGGTGAAGCTCATCTACGCGTCCGTCCTGCCGATGATCCTCGTTCGCGCGCTGCAGGCGAACATCCAGTTCCTCGGCCAGATCCTCTCCTCGCAGTGGGCGGGGATGCCGGCGTTCCTCGGCGAGTACAGCGACGCCGGACAGCCCATCTCCGGGCTGTTCTACTACCTGAACCCCATCCAGAGCCGCGGACAGTGGATGTGGTTCCTCGGCGAGATCCCGGCCTCCGTGGAGCCGTGGATGATCGCGGTCCGGCTCGCCGTCGACCTGACGTTCATGATCGTCGGCGGCGCCATCTTCGCGATCTTCTGGGTCGAGACCACCGGCATGGGGCCGGAGGCGACCGCGAAGCAGATCCAGAACTCCGGGATGCAGATCCCCGGGTTCCGCCGGAACCCGCAGGTCGTCGAGAAGGTCATGGAGCGGTACATCCCGCAGGTGACGGTCATCGGCGGCGCCCTCGTCGGGCTGCTCGCCGTGATGGCGAACCTGCTCGGCACCATCGGTCAGGTCTCCGGAACCGGGCTGCTGCTAGCGGTCTCTATCACGTACAAGCTGTACGAGGAGATCGCGGAAGAGCAGCTGATGGAGATGCACCCGATGATGCGCCAGATGTTCGGTAACGAGTAG
- a CDS encoding universal stress protein, whose product MADTILVPLELPDPEPLSPVLIEDLSSLDVVVLGHYALPEQTPASSAREQFGEAARATLDEVAGAFADAGASVRTRLVFGKDRAAAIQQVATDEGCAAELDPAPTDGVRRILVPLPDVAEFERLPRFIRVLSEDSTQRITLFHVVEGEEARERGEEIVSETRDRLIEDGFDAAALDTLVVEGDEHDEEILRVAADYDAVVMYEPASTLGDHVFGTLADRIANETDDPVIVVDRDY is encoded by the coding sequence ATGGCAGACACGATCCTCGTGCCGCTCGAACTCCCGGACCCCGAGCCGCTGTCGCCGGTGCTCATCGAGGACCTCTCGTCGCTGGACGTCGTGGTGCTCGGGCACTACGCCCTCCCTGAGCAGACGCCGGCCAGCTCCGCCCGCGAGCAGTTCGGCGAGGCGGCGCGGGCGACCCTCGACGAGGTCGCCGGCGCGTTCGCCGACGCGGGGGCGTCCGTCCGGACGCGGCTGGTGTTCGGGAAGGACCGGGCCGCCGCGATCCAGCAGGTCGCGACCGACGAGGGGTGCGCCGCCGAACTCGACCCCGCGCCGACCGACGGCGTGCGGCGCATCCTCGTGCCGCTCCCCGACGTGGCGGAGTTCGAACGGCTCCCGCGGTTCATCCGCGTGTTGAGCGAGGACTCGACCCAGCGGATCACCCTGTTCCACGTCGTCGAGGGCGAGGAGGCCCGCGAGCGCGGCGAGGAGATAGTCTCCGAGACGCGCGACCGCCTGATCGAAGACGGGTTCGACGCCGCCGCGCTCGACACGCTGGTCGTCGAGGGCGACGAGCACGACGAGGAGATCCTCCGCGTGGCGGCCGACTACGACGCGGTCGTGATGTACGAGCCGGCGTCAACCCTCGGCGATCACGTCTTCGGCACGCTCGCCGACCGCATCGCCAACGAGACCGACGACCCGGTCATCGTCGTCGACCGCGACTACTGA
- a CDS encoding tRNA (guanine(26)-N(2))-dimethyltransferase, which translates to MDIEEGGLTVSVPEARDGASEGTGGGVFFNPTQELNRDVTVATLRAYRDREPRAASYLDAMAASGIRGVRAAAEGYRVTCADVDDEAVELAAANLDANDLDGEAVHRDVNALLYDEGPFDVVDLDPYGTPIPFADAAFANGRNLVCVTATDTAPLCGAHLNSGIRKYGAVPRNTDYHPEMGLRTLISALVRTAARYDKAATPILSHVSRHYARTYLELESGARAADDCLDGVGYVDHCEDCLWRAATPGHVADPVDACPECGGDRVLTAGPIWLGPVADPDFARAVRREVTDDMGEAKRARKLLGTVARELDTPTHYDQHRLYKQWGEPAIGMDEFVERLRAAGHEASRAHYRGTAVKSTASIPEMREAVLGDDAD; encoded by the coding sequence ATGGACATCGAAGAGGGCGGACTCACCGTCTCCGTCCCGGAGGCCCGCGACGGCGCCAGCGAGGGCACCGGCGGCGGCGTCTTCTTCAACCCGACCCAGGAGCTGAACCGCGACGTGACGGTCGCGACGCTGCGCGCCTACCGCGACCGCGAGCCGCGCGCGGCCTCGTACCTCGACGCGATGGCCGCCTCGGGGATCCGGGGCGTCCGCGCGGCCGCCGAGGGGTACCGTGTCACCTGCGCCGACGTCGACGATGAGGCGGTCGAGCTCGCCGCCGCGAACCTCGACGCCAACGACCTCGACGGCGAGGCGGTCCACCGCGACGTCAACGCCCTGCTGTACGACGAGGGGCCGTTCGACGTCGTCGACCTCGACCCCTACGGCACGCCGATCCCCTTCGCGGACGCGGCGTTCGCGAACGGGCGCAACCTGGTCTGCGTCACCGCCACCGACACCGCGCCGCTGTGCGGCGCCCACCTCAACAGCGGCATCCGGAAGTACGGCGCCGTCCCGCGGAACACCGACTACCACCCGGAGATGGGGCTCCGGACGCTGATCTCCGCCTTGGTCCGGACCGCCGCGCGCTACGACAAGGCGGCGACGCCGATCCTCTCGCACGTCTCCCGGCACTACGCGCGGACCTACCTCGAACTGGAGTCGGGCGCCCGCGCGGCGGACGACTGCCTCGATGGCGTCGGGTACGTCGACCACTGCGAGGACTGCCTCTGGCGCGCGGCGACGCCGGGGCACGTCGCCGACCCGGTCGACGCCTGCCCGGAGTGCGGGGGCGACCGCGTCCTCACGGCCGGCCCCATCTGGCTCGGGCCGGTCGCCGACCCCGACTTCGCGCGCGCGGTCCGCCGCGAGGTGACCGACGACATGGGCGAGGCGAAGCGCGCGCGCAAGCTCTTGGGCACCGTCGCGCGCGAGCTCGACACCCCCACGCACTACGACCAACACCGGCTGTACAAGCAGTGGGGCGAGCCCGCCATCGGGATGGACGAGTTCGTCGAGCGCCTGCGCGCGGCCGGCCACGAGGCGAGCCGCGCGCACTACCGCGGCACGGCGGTCAAGAGCACGGCCTCCATCCCCGAGATGCGCGAGGCGGTCCTCGGCGACGACGCGGACTGA
- a CDS encoding YihY/virulence factor BrkB family protein, with translation MSRHSRTAFGTVRRVADLAIDRQVTFLAAAIAYYAFVSLVPALLLLVVVATAVFGETIAAQLVAATGDFLTPAGEEAVVVAVSSAGGRTGASLLGVGVLLWSTLKVFRGLDTAFVSLYGGDQTPGFLRQVADAASVVVGVGLGLGAMVAVGAFVAAADALPLVETASVLALPALLAVVFLPMYYLLPQPAVGVREALPGAAFAAVGWTLLQAGFQVYAAGAAQYQVYGVIGGILLLVTWLYLAAVVVVLGGVVNVVLADRGDDGEGRPTDRDAGPAGLPNDAADRQLQQDRDRPTGMNGESDPDGDDGERPRGAPDVAALEAEVRELRSQLDEFEDDVERRTVDKPEVESELKRYVRSRMRRGHARGWGPYLVLLYGTVLTLAALTSLQGIYAVGAIVVLGLSTLGLYTIFVVVGIGLNLIETPGKALDYARRRGDD, from the coding sequence GTGTCCCGACACTCGCGCACCGCGTTCGGCACGGTCCGGCGCGTCGCCGACCTCGCGATCGACCGCCAGGTGACGTTCCTCGCCGCGGCCATCGCCTACTACGCGTTCGTCTCGCTCGTCCCCGCGCTCCTGCTGCTCGTCGTCGTCGCCACCGCGGTCTTCGGCGAGACCATCGCCGCGCAGCTGGTCGCGGCGACCGGCGACTTCCTCACGCCGGCCGGGGAGGAGGCGGTCGTCGTCGCGGTCTCCTCGGCCGGCGGCCGGACCGGCGCGAGCCTGCTCGGCGTCGGGGTACTGCTCTGGTCGACGCTGAAGGTGTTCCGCGGGCTCGACACGGCGTTCGTCTCGCTGTACGGCGGCGACCAGACGCCCGGGTTCCTCAGGCAGGTCGCGGACGCCGCCTCGGTCGTCGTCGGCGTGGGTCTCGGCCTCGGCGCGATGGTCGCCGTCGGCGCGTTCGTCGCGGCCGCTGACGCGCTCCCGCTGGTCGAGACCGCGAGCGTCCTCGCGTTGCCCGCCCTCCTCGCGGTCGTGTTCCTCCCGATGTACTACCTGCTCCCGCAGCCGGCGGTCGGCGTCCGCGAGGCGCTGCCGGGCGCGGCGTTCGCGGCCGTCGGCTGGACGCTGCTCCAGGCCGGGTTCCAGGTGTACGCCGCGGGCGCCGCGCAGTACCAGGTGTACGGCGTCATCGGCGGGATCCTCCTCCTCGTCACCTGGCTGTACCTCGCGGCGGTCGTCGTCGTCCTCGGCGGCGTGGTCAACGTCGTGCTCGCCGACCGCGGCGACGACGGCGAGGGCCGACCGACCGACCGGGACGCCGGCCCGGCCGGCCTCCCGAACGACGCCGCGGACCGGCAGTTACAACAGGACCGCGACCGACCCACGGGTATGAACGGCGAGTCGGACCCCGACGGGGACGACGGCGAACGGCCGCGCGGCGCGCCGGACGTCGCCGCCCTGGAAGCGGAGGTCCGCGAGCTGCGGTCGCAGCTCGACGAGTTCGAGGACGACGTGGAACGCCGCACGGTCGACAAGCCGGAGGTCGAGTCGGAGCTGAAGCGGTACGTCCGCTCGCGGATGCGGCGCGGTCACGCCCGCGGCTGGGGGCCGTACCTCGTGCTGCTGTACGGCACCGTGCTGACGCTCGCGGCGCTGACCTCGCTACAGGGGATCTACGCGGTCGGCGCCATCGTCGTCCTCGGGCTGTCGACGCTCGGGCTGTACACGATATTCGTCGTCGTCGGCATCGGCCTCAACCTGATCGAGACGCCCGGCAAGGCGCTCGACTACGCCCGCCGCCGCGGCGATGACTGA
- a CDS encoding phosphatase PAP2 family protein, with protein sequence MTGIVAAERGLGETAVVDALPEFVVVLFAAVTHLADPWFLFALLAVGYWFASEGVAGSPRRAGATAIAAVTCAYAATALGKAWFAVPRPPGAMPPADVPTWLPALLTGWYEAQVLSDGFGFPSGHATGGAAAYLALALLYDRLWTDRARYLAAGAVAVAVAASRVVIEVHFLVDVLAGLAVGAGTVAVALWLAGDPRVRRSASAETAAGPTADLNPAPAFLLAAVVSTGALAVAVAGGYTGEVVEAGIGIATGAGGAVGWRLVEGDEPAVPVRVAVPALAVTGGLWVGAYALAGTLPVTLVATTAAVVAVVALPALPRYAGRTA encoded by the coding sequence GTGACCGGGATCGTCGCCGCCGAGCGCGGGCTCGGCGAGACCGCGGTCGTCGACGCCCTCCCCGAGTTCGTCGTCGTCCTCTTCGCGGCCGTCACTCACCTCGCGGACCCGTGGTTCCTCTTCGCGCTGCTCGCGGTCGGCTACTGGTTCGCGAGCGAGGGGGTCGCGGGGTCGCCGCGCCGCGCCGGCGCGACGGCCATCGCGGCCGTCACCTGCGCGTACGCCGCGACGGCGCTCGGGAAGGCGTGGTTCGCGGTCCCCCGACCGCCCGGCGCGATGCCGCCCGCCGACGTGCCGACGTGGCTCCCAGCGCTGCTGACGGGGTGGTACGAGGCGCAGGTGCTCTCGGACGGGTTCGGCTTCCCGAGCGGCCACGCCACCGGCGGCGCGGCCGCGTACCTCGCGCTGGCGCTGCTGTACGACCGGCTCTGGACGGACCGCGCCCGCTACCTCGCCGCCGGGGCGGTCGCGGTCGCCGTCGCGGCCTCGCGGGTGGTCATCGAGGTCCACTTCCTCGTCGACGTGCTCGCAGGGCTCGCCGTCGGCGCGGGGACGGTCGCCGTCGCGCTGTGGCTGGCCGGCGACCCGCGGGTCCGCCGCTCGGCGAGCGCGGAGACGGCCGCCGGCCCCACCGCCGACCTGAACCCCGCGCCGGCGTTCCTCCTCGCGGCGGTCGTCTCGACCGGCGCGCTGGCAGTCGCCGTCGCCGGCGGGTACACCGGCGAGGTCGTCGAGGCGGGGATCGGGATCGCCACCGGCGCCGGCGGCGCGGTCGGCTGGCGGCTCGTCGAGGGCGACGAGCCCGCGGTCCCGGTCCGGGTCGCGGTCCCGGCGCTCGCGGTCACGGGCGGGCTCTGGGTCGGCGCCTACGCGCTCGCGGGGACGCTCCCCGTGACGCTGGTCGCGACCACCGCCGCCGTGGTCGCCGTCGTCGCGTTGCCGGCGCTGCCCCGATACGCGGGCCGGACGGCCTGA
- the glnA gene encoding type I glutamate--ammonia ligase, translating into MTDEQAKPDGGLTAEEQAVLDEIEEKNVDFLRLQFTDILGVVKNVSVPAHQAEKAFTEGIYFDGSSIEGFVRIQESDMRLVPDPDTFAVLPWRSDGDGDSGAARLICDIVDTDGEPFAGGPRQVLKSVLAEAEEMGYSVSIGPEPEFFLFEKDEDGNATTIPHDNGGYFDLAPKDLASDVRKEIIFTLEEMGFEIEASHHEVAEGQHEINFKYDDALSTADNIATFRAVVRAVAEQHDLHATFMPKPIADINGSGMHSHISLFDEDGNAFADDDDEFNLSETAYQFMGGILNHAPAFTAVTNPTVNSYKRLVPGYEAPIYVAWSDTNRSALVRVPDAAGVSARFEVRSPDPSCNPYLGMASLIAAGLDGIKTGADPGDPVREDIYEFDDEKRQEYGIETLPPNLGAAVEELEADEVLQEALGPHTSEKFAEAKSQEFSEYLTQVSQWEEDRYLETF; encoded by the coding sequence ATGACGGACGAACAAGCGAAACCGGACGGCGGCCTCACGGCCGAGGAACAGGCTGTACTCGACGAGATCGAAGAGAAGAACGTCGACTTCCTGCGGCTACAGTTCACCGACATCCTCGGCGTCGTGAAGAACGTCTCCGTGCCCGCCCACCAGGCGGAGAAGGCGTTCACCGAAGGCATCTACTTCGACGGCTCCTCCATCGAGGGGTTCGTGCGTATCCAGGAGTCGGACATGCGGCTCGTCCCCGACCCCGACACGTTCGCGGTGCTCCCGTGGCGCAGCGACGGCGACGGCGACAGCGGCGCCGCGCGGCTCATCTGTGACATCGTCGACACCGACGGCGAGCCGTTCGCCGGCGGTCCGCGGCAGGTGCTCAAGAGCGTCCTCGCGGAGGCCGAGGAGATGGGCTACTCCGTCTCGATCGGTCCGGAGCCGGAGTTCTTCCTGTTCGAGAAGGACGAGGACGGCAACGCGACCACGATCCCGCACGACAACGGCGGCTACTTCGACCTCGCCCCGAAGGACCTCGCGTCCGACGTGCGCAAGGAGATCATCTTCACGTTAGAGGAGATGGGCTTCGAGATCGAGGCCTCGCACCACGAGGTCGCCGAGGGCCAACACGAGATCAACTTCAAGTACGACGACGCGCTCTCGACCGCGGACAACATCGCGACGTTCCGCGCCGTCGTCCGTGCCGTCGCCGAGCAGCACGACCTCCACGCGACGTTCATGCCCAAGCCCATCGCCGACATCAACGGCTCGGGCATGCACAGCCACATCTCGCTGTTCGACGAGGACGGCAACGCCTTCGCCGACGACGACGACGAGTTCAACCTGAGCGAGACCGCCTACCAGTTCATGGGCGGCATCCTGAACCACGCGCCCGCGTTCACGGCCGTGACGAACCCGACAGTGAACTCCTACAAGCGGCTGGTGCCCGGCTACGAGGCGCCGATCTACGTCGCCTGGTCCGACACGAACCGCTCGGCGCTCGTCCGCGTCCCCGACGCCGCGGGCGTCTCCGCGCGCTTCGAGGTCCGCAGCCCCGACCCGTCCTGTAACCCCTACCTCGGGATGGCGTCGCTCATCGCCGCCGGCCTCGACGGGATCAAGACCGGCGCCGACCCCGGCGACCCGGTCCGCGAGGACATCTACGAGTTCGACGACGAGAAGCGCCAGGAGTACGGCATCGAGACGCTGCCGCCGAACCTCGGCGCCGCCGTCGAGGAGCTGGAGGCCGACGAGGTGCTCCAGGAGGCGCTCGGGCCCCACACCTCCGAGAAGTTCGCCGAGGCGAAGTCCCAGGAGTTCAGCGAGTACCTCACCCAGGTGTCGCAGTGGGAGGAGGACCGCTACCTGGAGACCTTCTGA
- the lrp gene encoding HTH-type transcriptional regulator Lrp codes for MTYENLDAKLINSLLSNGRASLRSLGDELDVSVTTVSNHLRDLEEEGVIRGYTPVVDYDKLGYDVTAVLQLKVEGSALPDVTEKLRQEKQMVSVYEVTGDYDVIAIGKFTDTDGMNDQIKSILTDADIRESNTSVVLNAVTENEQFDLDVEE; via the coding sequence ATGACGTACGAAAACCTCGACGCGAAGCTCATTAACTCGCTGCTCAGCAACGGCCGCGCGAGCCTCCGGAGCCTGGGCGACGAGCTCGACGTGTCCGTGACGACCGTCTCGAACCACCTCCGCGACCTCGAAGAGGAGGGCGTGATCCGCGGGTACACGCCCGTCGTCGACTACGACAAGCTCGGTTACGACGTGACCGCGGTGCTCCAGCTCAAAGTCGAGGGGAGCGCGCTGCCGGACGTCACCGAGAAGCTGCGCCAGGAGAAGCAGATGGTGAGCGTCTACGAGGTCACCGGCGACTACGACGTGATCGCCATCGGGAAGTTCACCGACACGGACGGCATGAACGACCAGATCAAGTCGATCCTCACGGACGCCGACATCCGCGAGTCGAACACGAGCGTCGTCCTCAACGCGGTCACGGAAAACGAGCAGTTCGACCTCGACGTCGAGGAGTAA
- a CDS encoding phosphoglycerate kinase encodes MPTFDTIDDLPADSRVLVRLDLNSPIEDGEPQDNRRFERHAETVRELADADHRVVLMAHQGRPGRDDFTSLAGHADILADHVGRDVAFVADTYGEAALDAIDALGPGEVLLLENTRMCEDELPEASPEEKAETEFVRTLAPRFDAYVNDAYSAAHRKHASLVGFPLALPAYAGRVMETEYEANTAIATREFDGPVTMVVGGTKATDVIGVMDALDDRVDRFLLGGVAGELFLRAAGHPVGRDVGEMDLFDEQWEGNRELIESVLDERGDAVRLASDLAYEGADGDRAEVAVDDVEEKREAFLDVGAATVADYEPAIRESDAVFVKGALGVFEDERFADGTVGVLEAIAETDCFSVVGGGDTSRAIEMYGLSEDDFSHVSIAGGAYIRALTGEPLPAVEVLEAAAERRER; translated from the coding sequence ATGCCCACCTTCGACACCATCGACGACCTCCCGGCAGACAGTCGCGTCCTCGTCCGACTGGACCTCAACTCCCCCATCGAGGACGGTGAGCCGCAGGACAACCGCCGGTTCGAGCGCCACGCCGAAACCGTCCGCGAGCTGGCCGACGCCGACCACCGCGTCGTCCTCATGGCCCATCAGGGACGCCCGGGCCGCGACGACTTCACGTCGCTCGCCGGTCACGCAGACATCCTCGCCGACCACGTCGGCCGCGACGTGGCGTTCGTGGCCGACACGTACGGCGAGGCGGCGCTGGACGCCATCGACGCGCTCGGCCCGGGCGAGGTCCTCTTACTGGAGAACACCCGGATGTGCGAGGACGAGCTCCCGGAGGCGTCGCCGGAGGAGAAGGCTGAGACCGAGTTCGTCCGGACCCTGGCCCCGCGCTTCGACGCGTACGTCAACGACGCGTACTCGGCGGCCCACCGGAAGCACGCCTCGCTGGTCGGCTTCCCGCTGGCCCTCCCCGCGTACGCGGGCCGCGTGATGGAGACGGAGTACGAGGCCAACACCGCCATCGCGACCCGGGAGTTCGACGGGCCGGTCACGATGGTCGTCGGCGGGACGAAGGCGACGGACGTGATCGGCGTGATGGACGCCTTAGACGACCGCGTCGACCGCTTCCTCCTCGGCGGCGTCGCCGGCGAGCTCTTCTTGCGCGCCGCGGGGCACCCCGTCGGGCGCGACGTGGGGGAGATGGACCTGTTCGACGAGCAGTGGGAGGGGAACCGCGAGCTGATCGAGTCGGTCCTCGACGAGCGCGGCGACGCGGTCCGGCTCGCGAGCGACCTCGCGTACGAGGGGGCCGACGGCGACCGCGCCGAGGTCGCCGTCGACGACGTCGAGGAGAAGCGGGAGGCGTTCCTCGACGTGGGCGCCGCGACGGTCGCCGACTACGAGCCGGCGATCCGCGAGTCCGACGCCGTCTTCGTGAAGGGCGCGCTCGGCGTCTTCGAGGACGAGCGGTTCGCCGACGGCACCGTCGGCGTCCTCGAGGCCATCGCCGAGACGGACTGCTTCTCGGTCGTCGGCGGCGGCGACACCTCGCGCGCCATCGAGATGTACGGCCTGAGCGAGGACGACTTCTCGCACGTCTCCATCGCGGGCGGCGCGTACATCCGCGCGCTGACCGGCGAGCCGCTCCCGGCGGTTGAGGTCTTGGAGGCGGCGGCGGAGCGGCGAGAGCGGTAG
- the gap gene encoding type I glyceraldehyde-3-phosphate dehydrogenase — MSKSYLSAGDDVSDDEVVRVGLNGFGRIGRNVFRAVVEHPRIELVGINDVMDFDDMGYLAKYDTVMGRLDGVERDGDELTVGGTSVPLFNVQDPADLPWDELDVDVALECTGVFRTRDDASAHLDGGADTVIISAPPKGEKPVKQLVYGVNHDEYDGDDVVSNASCTTNSITPVAKVLDAEFGIDAGTLTTVHAYTGSQSLIDGPMSKRRRGRAAAENIVPTSTGAAGAAQKVLPQLEGKIDGMAMRVPVPTGSITEFVVSLDETVTEEEVNAAFRDAADSGPLAGVLGYTDEEVVSSDIVGLPFSSYVDLQSTNVVAGGKLLKILTWYDNEYGFSNRMLDMAAYVHDEA; from the coding sequence ATGAGTAAATCGTATCTGTCTGCCGGTGACGACGTGAGCGACGACGAGGTCGTGCGGGTGGGGCTCAACGGCTTCGGTCGCATCGGGCGCAACGTGTTCCGCGCGGTGGTAGAGCACCCGCGGATCGAGCTCGTCGGGATCAACGACGTGATGGACTTCGACGACATGGGGTACCTCGCGAAGTACGACACCGTCATGGGCCGGCTCGACGGCGTCGAGCGCGACGGCGACGAGCTGACGGTCGGCGGCACGTCGGTCCCGCTGTTCAACGTTCAGGACCCCGCGGACCTCCCCTGGGACGAGCTCGACGTCGACGTCGCCTTGGAGTGTACGGGGGTCTTCCGCACCCGCGACGACGCGAGCGCGCACCTCGACGGCGGCGCGGACACCGTGATCATCTCGGCGCCCCCGAAGGGCGAGAAGCCGGTCAAACAGCTCGTCTACGGCGTCAACCACGACGAGTACGACGGCGACGACGTGGTCTCGAACGCCTCCTGTACCACGAACTCCATCACGCCGGTCGCGAAGGTGCTCGACGCGGAGTTCGGCATCGACGCCGGCACCCTCACCACCGTCCACGCCTACACCGGCTCGCAGAGCCTCATCGACGGCCCGATGAGCAAGCGGCGCCGCGGGCGCGCCGCCGCGGAGAACATCGTCCCCACGTCGACGGGCGCCGCGGGCGCCGCACAGAAGGTCCTCCCGCAGCTCGAGGGCAAGATCGACGGGATGGCGATGCGCGTCCCGGTCCCCACCGGCTCGATCACCGAGTTCGTCGTCAGCCTCGACGAGACGGTCACCGAAGAGGAGGTCAACGCGGCCTTCCGCGACGCCGCGGACTCCGGCCCGCTCGCGGGCGTCCTCGGCTACACCGACGAGGAGGTCGTCTCCTCCGACATCGTCGGCCTCCCCTTCTCCAGCTACGTCGACCTCCAGTCGACGAACGTCGTCGCCGGCGGGAAGCTGCTGAAGATCCTCACCTGGTACGACAACGAGTACGGCTTCTCGAACCGGATGCTCGACATGGCCGCGTACGTCCACGACGAGGCGTAA
- a CDS encoding Hsp20/alpha crystallin family protein, whose amino-acid sequence MDRDDRDDPFGDFFEEIERMMNEMANADAPSADDAGFGSDTHVDAYTTEESVRLVADLPAVSKDDLSLRCDGDALTISAVSDRREYDETVELPAPVDEHSADATFNNGVLEVSFDRDDDSASIDLV is encoded by the coding sequence ATGGACAGAGACGACCGCGACGATCCGTTCGGAGACTTCTTCGAGGAGATCGAGCGGATGATGAACGAGATGGCCAACGCGGACGCCCCGTCGGCCGACGACGCCGGGTTCGGCTCCGACACCCACGTCGACGCGTACACCACCGAGGAGTCGGTGCGTCTCGTCGCCGACCTCCCCGCCGTCTCGAAGGACGACCTCTCGCTGCGCTGCGACGGCGACGCGCTCACCATCTCCGCGGTCTCCGACCGGCGCGAGTACGACGAGACGGTCGAGCTCCCCGCCCCCGTCGACGAGCACTCCGCGGACGCGACGTTCAACAACGGCGTCCTCGAGGTCTCGTTCGACCGCGACGACGACAGCGCGTCGATCGACCTGGTCTGA